From a region of the Dictyostelium discoideum AX4 chromosome 2 chromosome, whole genome shotgun sequence genome:
- the p2xA gene encoding P2X receptor, producing the protein MGFSFDWDDIFQYSTVKIVRIRDRRLGILHLSFLVGIVAYIVVYSAIIKKGYLFTEVPIGSVRTSLKGPNTFASNLTYCSNQQHNGSTYPFTPLECNYWDEQLALFPVGQDSTFTCTTRVRLSKQEANCNFTDPTCKFVDEPGSAKNIYIADIESFTILIDHTMYASSSGSQFNAVDLHGYILNQDGDEVQIDANGTSIGVSGKPDIMTIGQLLSFGGVSLDQASPVDSNVSIRYDGVVLFVFITYSNTYTYSTSDFKYVYSVQQIANTIYDVPETIILESIHSRLLYKRHGIRVIFIQTGTIGSFHFQTLLLTLVSGLGLLAVATTVVDQLAIRLLPQRKSYSSLKFQVTESMSNPMKKRITTDEGEDVLYTRIEGL; encoded by the exons atgggtTTTAGTTTTGATTGGG ATGATATATTTCAATATTCTACAGTAAAGATTGTAAGAATTAGAGACAGACGTTTAGGTATACTTCATTTATCGTTTTTGGTTGGTATTGTAGCATACATTGTTGTATATTCagcaattataaaaaaaggttaCCTTTTCACTGAAGTTCCAATTGGTTCTGTTAGAACAAGTTTAAAAGGt ccAAATACTTTTGCATCAAATTTAACATATTGCTCAAATCAACAACATAATGGTTCAACATATCCATTTACACCACTTGAATGTAATTATTGGGATGAACAATTAGCATTATTTCCAGTTGGTCAAGATAGTACATTTACATGTACAACACGTGTTCGTTTATCAAAACAAGAAgcaaattgtaattttaccGATCCAACTTGTAAATTTGTTGATGAACCAGGATCtgcaaaaaatatttatattgcAGATATTGAGagttttacaattttaatcGATCATACAATGTATGCATCTTCATCAGGTTCTCAATTTAATGCAGTCGATTTACATGGTTACATTTTAAATCAAGATGGTGATGAAGTTCAAATCGATGCAAATGGTACCTCAATTGGTGTATCAGGTAAACCAGATATCATGACAATTGGtcaattattatcttttggtGGTGTTAGTTTAGATCAAGCTT CACCAGTTGATTCAAATGTTTCAATTAGATATGATGgtgttgtattatttgttttcaTTACATATTCAAATACATATACATATTCAACATCAGATTTTAAATATGTTTATTCAGTTCAACAAATTGCAAATACAATTTATGATGTACCAGAAACAATCATTTTAGAAAGTATTCATTCAAGATTACTTTATAAACGTCATGGTATTCGTGTTATTTTCATTCAAACTGGTACAATTGGTTCTTTCCATTTccaaactttattattaactcTTGTTTCAGGTCTTGGTTTATTAGCTGTAGCAACAACTGTTGTAGATCAATTGGCAATTAGACTTTTACCACAAAGAAAATCATATAGTTCACTTAAATTCCAAGTAACTGAATCAATGTCAAATCCAATGAAAAAGAGAATAACAACTGATGAAGGTGAAGATGTTTTATATACAAGAATTGAaggtttataa